In Paenibacillus sp. BIC5C1, a genomic segment contains:
- the nrdE gene encoding class 1b ribonucleoside-diphosphate reductase subunit alpha — MRHIELNNMLLKRDSDGFFQLHKDKEAVEEFMKEIKDKSMAFANIDDQVQFMIDHDYYEDFYASYTADQVRTVFEITRGYQYHFPSYMAASKFYTDYALRTYDRKTYLEQYADRVAAVALHLGQGHFDTACLLSRSMMEQRLQPATPTFLNAGKSRRGELVSCFLLEMDDSLNSINYVLNTCMQLSKIGGGVAVNLSKLRARGEAIKGVEGAAKGITPVLKLMEDGFSYADQMGQRKGSGAAYYNIFGWDVMELLDSKKINADEKIRLKTLSIGLIVPNRFYKLAQDNEPLYLFAPYSVYKAYGTHLDDMDLDVMYDTLLADDRVKKKKSLSARDMLTKIAMTQLESGYPYIINKTNANQAHALKNVGQVKMSNLCTEIFQLQETSEITDYGQPDIIRKDISCNLASLNIVNVMESGKIKESVHEGMIALTSVSDMTHVANAPGVAKANSEMHSVGLGAMNLHGYLAKNRIAYESSEAKDFVRTFFMTMNYHSLEKSMEFAEQTGQRFYGFEQSDYATGVYFDRYVTTDYRPNTSKVQELFKGIAVPSPEDWKQLKAKVMKKGLYHAYRMAIAPTASISYIQNATSSVMPIVEQIETRTYANSTTYYPMPYLQKDNVFYYKSAYQMDQFKVIDLIAEIQPHVDQGISTILHVNSDVSTRELARCYLYAAHKGLKSLYYTRTNKLTMEECIACSI, encoded by the coding sequence TTGCGTCATATTGAATTAAATAACATGCTGCTAAAGCGCGACTCTGATGGCTTCTTCCAGTTACATAAGGATAAAGAGGCTGTAGAGGAGTTTATGAAAGAAATCAAAGATAAAAGTATGGCTTTTGCCAACATTGATGATCAGGTCCAATTCATGATTGATCATGATTATTACGAGGATTTCTATGCTTCCTATACAGCTGACCAAGTTAGAACCGTATTTGAAATTACGCGTGGCTATCAATATCACTTTCCTTCCTATATGGCAGCGTCCAAGTTCTATACTGATTATGCATTGAGAACATATGACCGCAAAACATACCTTGAGCAATATGCGGATCGAGTAGCAGCCGTAGCACTTCATCTGGGTCAAGGACACTTCGATACGGCTTGTTTGCTGTCTCGTTCTATGATGGAACAGCGTCTTCAACCCGCAACCCCTACTTTTCTAAATGCGGGAAAAAGCCGGCGCGGTGAACTGGTTTCCTGCTTCCTGCTTGAAATGGATGATTCACTGAACTCCATAAACTATGTACTAAACACTTGTATGCAGTTATCCAAAATCGGTGGTGGCGTTGCTGTCAACCTGTCAAAGTTGCGTGCTCGTGGCGAAGCCATTAAAGGTGTTGAAGGTGCTGCTAAAGGCATCACTCCGGTTCTCAAGCTGATGGAAGACGGCTTCTCCTACGCCGATCAGATGGGTCAACGTAAAGGTTCCGGCGCTGCATACTATAATATTTTCGGTTGGGACGTTATGGAACTGCTGGATAGCAAAAAAATTAATGCGGATGAGAAAATCCGGCTGAAAACTCTCTCTATCGGACTTATTGTTCCTAATCGTTTCTATAAGCTGGCTCAAGATAATGAGCCTCTGTACCTCTTCGCACCTTATAGTGTCTATAAGGCATATGGAACACATTTGGATGATATGGATCTGGACGTAATGTATGATACCTTGCTGGCTGACGACCGGGTGAAGAAGAAAAAATCGCTCAGCGCTCGGGATATGTTGACCAAAATAGCCATGACACAACTTGAATCCGGCTATCCCTATATCATTAATAAAACCAATGCCAATCAAGCGCATGCGTTGAAAAACGTAGGACAAGTCAAAATGTCCAACCTCTGCACAGAGATTTTCCAGCTCCAGGAGACTTCTGAAATTACAGACTATGGTCAACCGGATATTATCCGCAAAGATATCAGCTGCAACCTGGCCTCCCTCAATATTGTTAATGTCATGGAGAGTGGCAAAATCAAGGAATCCGTTCATGAGGGCATGATCGCACTGACCTCCGTCAGCGACATGACGCATGTTGCCAATGCTCCCGGTGTTGCAAAAGCCAATTCCGAAATGCATTCCGTTGGATTGGGTGCCATGAATCTGCACGGTTACTTAGCCAAAAACAGGATTGCTTATGAAAGCTCTGAAGCCAAGGATTTTGTACGTACCTTCTTTATGACCATGAATTATCATTCTCTGGAGAAAAGTATGGAGTTTGCAGAGCAGACGGGTCAACGGTTCTATGGATTTGAACAATCGGATTATGCGACTGGGGTATATTTTGATCGTTATGTGACTACGGATTACCGTCCTAACACGTCCAAAGTACAGGAATTGTTTAAAGGCATTGCTGTTCCGTCTCCCGAGGATTGGAAGCAGCTTAAGGCTAAAGTGATGAAAAAGGGTCTCTATCATGCCTATCGGATGGCTATTGCTCCAACGGCCAGCATCTCTTATATCCAAAACGCAACATCCAGTGTAATGCCCATCGTGGAACAGATTGAGACACGGACCTATGCCAATTCAACCACGTATTATCCAATGCCCTATTTGCAAAAAGATAACGTCTTCTATTACAAATCGGCGTATCAAATGGATCAATTCAAAGTAATTGACTTGATTGCGGAGATTCAGCCGCATGTGGATCAGGGGATTTCAACCATTCTTCATGTAAACAGTGATGTATCCACGCGAGAATTGGCTCGCTGCTACCTGTATGCTGCTCATAAAGGGTTGAAATCTCTGTATTATACAAGAACCAACAAACTGACGATGGAAGAATGCATTGCTTGTTCAATATAA
- a CDS encoding ABC transporter substrate-binding protein: MIPFAAPIDQFWTDDYHRKYRYDVKVALSHDYDFNLKALMRARPDRIVALDEMIPEEEKEKLRHIAPVLFLSWHGEDWRQHLRRTARFLDRENEGERWLLRYEEKVESVLHHLPHSFQQGKLISLSVSPRGIQIWGRRAGTVFYDDLKIAPASGVEQIEFTRYVEAEQLAAFDADVIIVSVMKDHLSQMVWERLQHAESWKQLHAVRNRHVYLTQGGHWLSEPILEHTANRHELLLQEVNLLFSAR; encoded by the coding sequence ATGATCCCCTTCGCAGCGCCCATTGATCAGTTTTGGACAGATGATTACCATCGAAAATATCGTTATGACGTCAAGGTGGCACTCAGCCACGACTATGATTTCAATCTCAAAGCATTGATGCGGGCCAGGCCAGACCGGATTGTTGCCTTGGACGAAATGATCCCCGAAGAGGAGAAGGAGAAGCTGCGGCATATCGCACCGGTGCTGTTTCTAAGTTGGCACGGAGAAGACTGGCGGCAACATTTGCGGCGAACGGCTCGTTTTTTGGATCGTGAGAATGAGGGTGAAAGATGGCTTCTTCGATATGAGGAAAAAGTGGAATCGGTTCTTCATCATCTTCCTCATTCGTTTCAACAAGGAAAGTTAATCTCATTAAGTGTGTCTCCCCGGGGCATTCAGATCTGGGGCAGAAGGGCAGGAACCGTATTTTATGACGATTTGAAGATTGCCCCGGCTTCAGGTGTGGAACAGATTGAATTTACCAGATACGTAGAAGCCGAACAGCTTGCCGCATTTGATGCGGACGTCATCATCGTTAGTGTTATGAAGGATCACCTTTCCCAAATGGTGTGGGAGAGGCTCCAACATGCGGAAAGCTGGAAGCAGCTGCATGCCGTACGAAACCGCCACGTCTATCTGACACAGGGAGGCCATTGGTTAAGCGAACCGATCCTGGAACATACAGCCAATCGGCATGAACTTCTGCTCCAGGAAGTAAACTTGCTATTTAGTGCCCGGTAA
- a CDS encoding ABC transporter substrate-binding protein produces the protein MSHTENYDLFRRGRLEKTTNGRKRGFAGLMLMLLVFSLMLVACGNKTNTAGELAATETSKTNADAVTQTAEEPQTQVIEHAMGKTEVPLHPKRVAVFGLEDLTLSLGVPMVYAYDFDGYYLDDQLKALNIPLAGNADFNPNLEAILATQPDLIIVQRNAIDDKAYEELSKIAPTVAYSPDDWKTTIVEIGKATGLEDKAQEVLQANTDKLNRSKEDITSAVGLDKTVVFMRPSDKDLQVFFPSFAPLIYTELGLIPDESVTAFQKDTKDDWGVTTSLEKLPSIGADYVFAIYGGSISTEEEFNENSAVATEVEKLHVWKTMPAVKANHVFKVSARHWMMSGPIADGKVADDVVTAVTGKK, from the coding sequence ATGTCTCACACAGAAAATTATGATCTCTTTAGAAGAGGTCGTTTAGAAAAGACTACAAACGGAAGGAAACGCGGATTTGCAGGTTTGATGCTCATGCTGTTGGTATTTTCACTTATGTTAGTTGCCTGCGGAAATAAAACAAATACAGCAGGGGAGCTAGCCGCAACAGAAACGTCCAAGACAAACGCAGACGCAGTCACTCAAACTGCTGAAGAGCCTCAGACTCAGGTCATCGAACATGCCATGGGCAAAACGGAAGTTCCGCTGCATCCAAAACGTGTTGCCGTATTTGGTCTTGAGGATCTTACGTTGTCCCTGGGCGTACCGATGGTTTATGCATACGACTTTGATGGCTATTACTTGGATGACCAACTCAAAGCATTGAACATCCCCCTCGCTGGAAATGCGGATTTCAATCCGAATCTGGAGGCTATCCTGGCAACCCAGCCTGACCTTATCATCGTACAGCGAAACGCCATCGACGACAAAGCGTACGAGGAACTGAGCAAGATAGCACCTACCGTTGCCTATTCACCGGATGATTGGAAGACAACCATTGTGGAAATCGGCAAGGCAACTGGCCTTGAAGATAAAGCGCAGGAGGTGCTTCAGGCGAATACTGATAAACTGAACCGGTCCAAGGAAGATATCACTTCGGCTGTGGGCCTGGACAAAACCGTTGTCTTCATGCGTCCGTCGGACAAGGATCTTCAGGTGTTCTTTCCGAGCTTCGCTCCACTTATCTACACTGAATTGGGGTTAATTCCCGACGAAAGCGTTACAGCATTCCAGAAGGATACTAAGGACGATTGGGGAGTCACGACATCGCTGGAGAAGCTGCCCTCCATTGGAGCTGATTATGTGTTTGCCATCTACGGAGGATCGATTAGCACGGAAGAAGAGTTCAATGAGAACAGTGCCGTTGCAACGGAGGTCGAGAAACTTCATGTATGGAAAACGATGCCTGCTGTAAAGGCAAACCATGTGTTCAAAGTGTCAGCGAGACATTGGATGATGTCGGGCCCAATTGCAGACGGCAAGGTTGCCGACGATGTGGTAACAGCCGTCACCGGCAAGAAATAA
- the ccmA gene encoding heme ABC exporter ATP-binding protein CcmA gives MDNVEAEIVGLCKSIKKQQIVEDISFRVSSGHVLALCGGNGAGKSTVLRMLAGILQPTSGEIIINKMRWSKERKRYSEQIGYMPDDYHFNQGLTAEEVLQFWAALRRVPKERVTEVLTMVGLADQKKKRVTTFSKGMRQRVLFAQALLAKPPLLIMDEPTNGLDPFWMQEFANLIKQIKAEGQMVVFSTHQLEIADDVADQIVFMNQGRNVGNGPTEDFRQQFGSLHAAFHHSLGLK, from the coding sequence ATGGATAACGTGGAAGCAGAGATTGTTGGATTGTGTAAATCCATAAAAAAACAACAGATCGTTGAAGATATATCCTTTCGCGTTTCTTCCGGTCATGTGCTTGCCTTATGTGGCGGAAATGGGGCGGGAAAAAGCACCGTTCTGCGTATGCTTGCAGGTATTCTTCAACCTACCTCGGGTGAAATCATTATAAACAAGATGCGCTGGTCCAAAGAACGAAAGCGATATTCGGAACAGATCGGGTATATGCCCGATGATTATCATTTCAACCAGGGCTTGACCGCAGAGGAAGTGCTCCAGTTCTGGGCGGCGCTTAGGAGAGTGCCCAAAGAGCGAGTAACGGAAGTGCTAACGATGGTAGGCTTGGCCGATCAAAAAAAGAAACGGGTCACGACCTTTTCCAAAGGTATGCGGCAGCGTGTGTTATTTGCCCAGGCTCTGCTGGCCAAGCCTCCGCTGCTGATCATGGATGAGCCGACGAATGGACTGGATCCCTTCTGGATGCAAGAGTTTGCAAATCTGATCAAACAGATCAAGGCGGAGGGACAGATGGTCGTGTTCTCCACCCACCAGCTTGAGATTGCAGATGATGTTGCCGATCAGATTGTTTTTATGAACCAAGGACGTAATGTGGGAAATGGTCCTACTGAAGACTTTCGTCAACAGTTCGGGTCGCTTCATGCTGCATTTCATCATAGTCTTGGCTTAAAATGA
- a CDS encoding sensor histidine kinase, with product MSYKQIKWMILLIPTLTVGLWEYVRHQFLLPYISMNLGNWLTPVIVYVVSITLLTRLFLILERIQKELEHERAAKVALESREKLAKELHDGIAQSLFLLSVKVGRLEEQAKQDQQLDDVYSIKKTVHEVNRYVRQAIADLRYDPNANYALAMNESVTLLGQIKRIARDIPVRIELDWSIPEDAFTNKEKVELLACIREALFNIQKHASASNGWIQGNGDKKCWNVTIRDNGKGFEMNPFERKDRYGLKIMRERMNELNFNMQIRREQQYTVVEFSKDGEML from the coding sequence ATGTCTTACAAACAAATCAAGTGGATGATCTTGCTCATTCCGACTTTGACCGTTGGTCTCTGGGAATATGTACGACATCAGTTTCTGCTCCCCTATATATCAATGAATTTGGGCAACTGGCTTACGCCAGTCATTGTATATGTTGTGAGTATAACGTTGTTAACTCGGCTGTTTCTTATCCTGGAACGTATTCAAAAAGAACTGGAACATGAGCGTGCGGCCAAAGTCGCGCTTGAATCCCGTGAAAAGCTGGCAAAAGAACTTCATGATGGAATCGCCCAATCCCTTTTTTTATTATCGGTGAAAGTGGGACGTTTGGAGGAACAGGCCAAGCAGGATCAACAGCTGGACGATGTGTATTCGATCAAAAAAACGGTTCATGAAGTCAATCGTTATGTACGCCAGGCCATTGCCGACTTGCGCTATGATCCTAATGCTAACTATGCCTTGGCTATGAACGAATCGGTCACACTACTTGGTCAAATTAAAAGAATTGCCAGAGATATCCCCGTGCGAATCGAACTGGATTGGAGCATCCCGGAGGATGCATTTACTAACAAAGAGAAAGTAGAACTGCTCGCTTGTATTCGGGAAGCTCTCTTTAATATTCAAAAGCACGCATCTGCTTCCAATGGATGGATTCAGGGAAACGGAGACAAGAAGTGCTGGAATGTCACGATTCGAGATAATGGAAAAGGATTTGAGATGAATCCCTTTGAACGAAAGGATCGATATGGACTGAAAATCATGAGAGAGCGGATGAATGAGCTGAACTTTAACATGCAAATCCGTAGGGAGCAGCAGTATACTGTTGTCGAATTTTCAAAGGACGGTGAGATGTTATGA
- a CDS encoding right-handed parallel beta-helix repeat-containing protein — MMLNGRIVLGMLLFIGILAIPLSYPLVTANAAPETKDVIPLQSIIDDAKSGDVLVLEPGIYSGPVSIDKNISIRGDSSVTLWNTEAESAITIRSKGVTLQGFTVRHLTNEPTAAIQVEGDRVEITGLVIQSQSFGIVLRGSVDGRIHSNTISWAGPKSASSGQKGNGIDLYNSHRTHIEDNKITGMRDGIYLENSRNLTVKANTLLHTRYGIHCMYIDGSSVMDNVGENNSTGAMVMGVKNTVVSGNSFRKQNENVHSQGILLYDVQQSSVHNNVVEGNRVGMNIAESSGNEIRGNAVLRNFIGIQLVLAEDNQFSGNQFVSNVIEASAMESRNNEMKENYWDSFQGLDLNNDGISELSYGINPFYEQVVNRNSAYQLFFQSPGMIFMSNLFTEGKAEWTSDRSPLMSMKAESQTTKSCTQGTQAVKEPTRVWIIGCILLGMATFIMIKMGGLRK, encoded by the coding sequence ATGATGTTAAACGGACGGATTGTCCTGGGTATGTTGCTGTTTATAGGGATACTGGCGATCCCGCTATCTTACCCGCTTGTCACTGCAAACGCTGCTCCTGAAACCAAAGACGTTATTCCACTTCAGTCAATCATTGATGATGCTAAATCTGGAGATGTGCTAGTTCTTGAGCCGGGTATTTATTCTGGTCCGGTAAGTATAGACAAGAATATATCCATTCGAGGAGACTCATCCGTAACGCTATGGAATACGGAAGCTGAATCCGCAATCACCATTCGTTCAAAAGGAGTGACTTTGCAGGGTTTCACGGTACGACACTTAACAAACGAACCCACTGCAGCGATTCAGGTTGAAGGAGACCGTGTAGAGATCACGGGCCTGGTTATTCAGAGTCAAAGTTTTGGAATTGTGCTGCGGGGCTCCGTCGACGGGCGCATACATAGCAATACCATTTCATGGGCTGGACCGAAGTCTGCTTCCAGTGGTCAAAAGGGGAATGGCATTGATCTGTACAATTCCCATCGTACCCACATTGAAGACAACAAAATTACGGGTATGCGGGATGGTATCTACCTGGAGAACAGTCGCAATCTTACGGTGAAGGCCAACACACTGTTACATACCAGGTATGGCATTCATTGTATGTATATCGATGGTTCTTCTGTTATGGACAATGTGGGGGAGAACAACAGTACCGGAGCCATGGTCATGGGCGTCAAGAATACGGTTGTATCGGGTAATTCCTTTCGCAAACAGAACGAAAATGTGCATTCACAAGGGATTTTGTTGTATGACGTACAGCAATCCTCGGTTCATAACAATGTCGTGGAAGGTAATCGTGTTGGCATGAACATTGCTGAATCCTCAGGAAATGAAATTCGCGGCAATGCGGTGCTTCGGAATTTCATCGGAATTCAGCTCGTGCTTGCAGAGGATAATCAGTTTAGTGGAAACCAATTTGTTTCGAATGTGATTGAAGCTTCAGCGATGGAGAGCCGGAACAATGAGATGAAGGAAAATTACTGGGATTCCTTTCAGGGTCTTGATTTGAACAATGATGGGATCAGTGAACTGTCCTATGGGATTAATCCTTTTTATGAGCAAGTAGTCAACCGAAATTCAGCCTACCAGCTTTTTTTTCAATCTCCAGGCATGATCTTTATGAGCAACTTGTTTACGGAAGGGAAGGCAGAGTGGACAAGCGACAGATCGCCATTAATGAGTATGAAAGCGGAATCACAGACGACGAAGTCGTGTACACAAGGTACACAAGCGGTTAAAGAGCCAACCAGGGTTTGGATCATCGGATGCATTTTGCTGGGCATGGCCACTTTTATTATGATCAAAATGGGGGGATTACGAAAATGA
- a CDS encoding response regulator transcription factor, which translates to MNGTLQQNRILIVDDDKRVRGLLRKYLEKEQFIVEEASLGWQALSKLHHDSYAMIILDWILPDIKGIEICQYLRTNLSIPVMFLTAKSEEGNRLEAFKAGADDFVMKPFSPREVVLRIKTMMARYNGLIKPVPKDHSASEVLISSILIKPTSRKVTVEDEEIHMTPKEFDLLFHLATHAEIAFSRQDLLRIVWKVEHEEDLDYRTVDTHVKRLRDKLSEHVPNREDLIHTLWGFGYILRLPH; encoded by the coding sequence ATGAACGGGACCTTGCAGCAAAATAGAATATTGATTGTGGATGATGATAAACGGGTCCGTGGACTTCTTCGAAAGTATTTGGAGAAAGAACAATTTATCGTTGAGGAGGCTTCGCTGGGCTGGCAAGCCTTAAGCAAGCTTCATCATGACTCGTATGCCATGATCATTCTGGATTGGATTCTCCCCGATATTAAGGGGATTGAAATATGCCAATATCTACGGACCAACTTAAGCATACCCGTCATGTTTCTGACTGCCAAGTCAGAAGAGGGGAATCGTCTTGAAGCTTTCAAAGCTGGAGCGGATGACTTTGTCATGAAACCGTTTAGTCCGAGGGAAGTTGTGCTGCGCATCAAAACCATGATGGCTCGTTATAACGGATTAATCAAACCTGTACCAAAAGACCATTCAGCAAGCGAAGTGTTGATCTCCTCTATTTTAATCAAGCCTACTTCCCGAAAAGTCACAGTAGAAGATGAGGAGATTCATATGACTCCCAAAGAATTTGATTTGCTTTTTCATCTGGCGACACACGCGGAAATCGCATTCTCCAGACAGGATTTGCTGAGAATTGTTTGGAAAGTGGAGCATGAGGAAGATCTCGATTATCGAACCGTGGATACCCATGTGAAACGTTTGCGTGACAAACTATCCGAGCATGTGCCGAATCGGGAAGATCTGATTCACACCCTGTGGGGGTTCGGCTATATTCTTCGTTTGCCTCACTGA
- the nrdI gene encoding class Ib ribonucleoside-diphosphate reductase assembly flavoprotein NrdI produces MLIVYDSITGNVKRFISKLQLPAVQIQNQMTIDEPYVLVTYTTGFGQIPDKVSSFLQKNSTYLIGVAASGNRNWGERFAKSADLISASYNVPVISKFELSGSKRDVEYFEQEVSRIASY; encoded by the coding sequence GTGCTAATTGTGTATGATTCGATAACCGGGAATGTTAAGAGGTTTATTTCCAAGCTTCAACTGCCGGCTGTTCAGATTCAGAATCAAATGACGATTGATGAACCGTACGTACTTGTGACATATACAACAGGTTTTGGACAGATACCTGATAAGGTGTCTTCTTTTTTGCAAAAAAACTCTACATACCTGATTGGCGTGGCCGCCAGCGGTAACCGTAACTGGGGTGAGCGTTTTGCCAAAAGTGCGGATTTGATATCTGCATCGTATAACGTCCCGGTTATTAGTAAATTTGAATTATCTGGCTCCAAGAGAGATGTGGAGTATTTTGAACAGGAGGTGAGCCGCATTGCGTCATATTGA
- a CDS encoding response regulator → MSHTRVLVVDDHAHAREAICEILSMDPGFEVIGVVSDGQQAIDYTEQWLPDLILMDIQMPIMNGLEATQRIKLAFPYVKIVMITVSDDVLHLLEALKRGAQGYLLKNLEPSMWLAYLHSIVTEEAPLSREVAYQILKDVSLTEKKEPDVPLTTREKDILYGVAAGWTNKEIAVNYTISEYTVKNHLKNILQKLQVQNRVQLTRYALEQGLITDHNRL, encoded by the coding sequence ATGAGCCATACTCGCGTACTTGTTGTAGACGATCACGCTCATGCAAGGGAAGCCATATGTGAAATTTTATCCATGGATCCCGGCTTCGAGGTGATTGGCGTCGTATCGGACGGTCAACAGGCGATTGATTATACAGAACAGTGGCTTCCCGATCTAATCCTCATGGACATTCAGATGCCGATTATGAACGGTCTCGAAGCAACACAGCGGATCAAACTGGCCTTTCCTTATGTGAAAATTGTTATGATTACCGTCTCGGATGATGTACTCCACCTTCTGGAAGCGTTGAAGCGGGGAGCTCAGGGTTATCTGCTCAAAAATCTGGAACCGTCCATGTGGTTGGCATATCTTCATTCCATCGTGACAGAAGAAGCTCCATTGAGCCGGGAGGTGGCTTACCAAATCCTGAAGGATGTCTCCCTAACGGAGAAAAAAGAACCTGACGTTCCACTAACGACAAGGGAAAAGGATATTCTATATGGTGTGGCTGCAGGATGGACCAACAAAGAAATCGCTGTGAATTATACAATCTCAGAGTATACGGTCAAGAATCATTTGAAAAACATTTTGCAAAAACTGCAGGTTCAAAATCGTGTTCAACTGACACGTTATGCGCTGGAGCAAGGGCTTATTACAGATCACAATCGTCTGTAA
- a CDS encoding nitrous oxide reductase accessory protein NosL: protein MKMKTYWKTVMVLLFGVLLLTACGKKYEALPINEDVDICAICKMQVKDDAYATQLTTKDGKNYKFDDIGCMHQWKEENGTDNIGMDFVRDYNDKEWIEYSKATYVYDTSLRTPMAYGILNFKDKQSAEAFVAEQGVGTIMTAEDLASHDWKQNTETMDMMGEHGHSEEGMGEGMHEETHEESESTEDSGHK, encoded by the coding sequence ATGAAAATGAAAACATATTGGAAAACAGTTATGGTGCTTCTCTTTGGGGTGCTGTTATTAACAGCTTGCGGAAAAAAATACGAGGCATTGCCCATCAATGAAGACGTGGATATCTGTGCCATTTGCAAAATGCAGGTGAAAGATGATGCCTATGCCACGCAGCTTACCACGAAAGACGGTAAAAATTATAAATTTGATGACATTGGTTGTATGCACCAGTGGAAAGAAGAGAACGGAACAGATAATATCGGGATGGATTTTGTTCGTGATTATAATGACAAGGAATGGATTGAGTACAGCAAAGCGACGTATGTATATGATACTTCACTGCGTACACCGATGGCTTACGGCATTCTCAATTTCAAGGATAAACAGTCTGCCGAAGCATTTGTTGCCGAGCAGGGTGTGGGAACGATCATGACTGCTGAAGACCTCGCCTCCCACGACTGGAAACAAAACACAGAAACGATGGATATGATGGGTGAACATGGGCATTCCGAAGAGGGAATGGGTGAGGGCATGCATGAAGAAACACATGAGGAAAGTGAATCAACGGAAGATTCAGGCCATAAGTAA
- a CDS encoding ABC transporter permease, whose product MGDMLQVVRREMKMGFRNPWAYSFLILFCVFSLSLLIINSQNFVAGYSGTTGSMLNLILYLLPLMTLFLGSFSLTSEKEEGSWQLLSTYPIGTMSFIVGKYLGLSVVLMTIITFGYGLMGLLSGWVGSPLDVMTYLLFLVFSCGLVLLFLTIALFIGSLSKNRWQALTISVSVWFFAVIGWPTLLISVLGLMPYQWIKPLLTVLTFINPAELVRLFVVIKLGGGSILGPEYYQWVDWVQPSSGSWIFMGICLLWIACSIVAVYGIWERGRSHG is encoded by the coding sequence ATGGGAGATATGTTGCAAGTCGTTCGACGAGAGATGAAAATGGGATTTCGCAACCCTTGGGCATATTCATTTTTGATTCTTTTCTGCGTATTTAGCCTGAGTTTGTTGATCATTAACTCTCAGAATTTTGTAGCAGGATACTCTGGCACGACAGGTTCCATGTTAAATCTGATTCTTTATCTGTTGCCGCTGATGACCCTTTTTCTGGGCTCATTCTCATTGACTTCTGAAAAGGAAGAGGGCAGCTGGCAGCTGTTGTCCACATACCCTATCGGTACGATGTCTTTTATTGTTGGCAAATATCTGGGTCTGTCGGTTGTATTAATGACGATCATTACATTCGGTTATGGCCTGATGGGACTTCTTAGTGGATGGGTGGGCAGCCCTTTGGATGTTATGACGTACCTTTTGTTTCTGGTCTTCTCCTGTGGACTGGTGCTGCTATTTCTGACTATTGCACTGTTTATCGGTTCGTTATCCAAAAATCGCTGGCAAGCGTTAACGATATCCGTCTCCGTTTGGTTTTTTGCTGTGATCGGATGGCCTACGCTTCTAATCTCCGTATTGGGTCTCATGCCTTATCAGTGGATAAAACCTTTACTCACCGTTCTAACCTTCATCAATCCGGCTGAGCTGGTACGTTTGTTTGTGGTGATCAAACTTGGAGGGGGCTCGATACTGGGACCTGAATATTATCAGTGGGTAGATTGGGTACAGCCATCCAGCGGGAGCTGGATCTTTATGGGGATATGCCTGCTGTGGATTGCATGTTCGATCGTGGCAGTTTACGGGATCTGGGAAAGGGGGCGTTCTCATGGATAA